TTAAGTCTTTTCAAGGAAAGCACCATCTTTCTTACCTCACACACaggaacacatacatacacattttcttcctttagtgCTGTAGAATTAACAAAGTTTTCCTTTTGATCTGGAGATGCAAGAATCTGTTTATATCCAAAATACTCTAGGAATTATGTTACTCCTAATGAGACATCTATAGTTAATGAGAAATTAAACTGTCCtgttttttatagaaatatatgcCATAAACAGAACACTTTCCTATGTAATCTAAAATTGTGTTCATACATACATGATCAAGAACTTAACTGTTAGGGGCAAAGGACTCCATATTATCAAGAGATTTCTCTATACTACCTGGTATCTGCTGTTCCATTAGTGATTGCactgaaattatttcaatctttcatttttcattgtggctaatatttgctttgttattttttgtttgttcagttCTGTACTCTTTGCTTTCAGGTGATCAGCTGtcactaaatatttttagtaaaatttagctgctcttattccttttcattttctactcTCAAGTTGCCAATAGCTGAGAAAACAATGTCACATTATATTGTCAATttagtttttttagttttaaaagaaatttttattttttatgggtCCATAGcaaatgtgtgtatttatggggtacacatGCGCTGttctgatacaggcatgcaatgtgaaataagcacatcttGGAGAATGCTTTATCCTTCTTCTAAGACTTTATCCATAGAGTTACTATGTTGGTGCAGAAGTAATGGCAGTTTTtaccatttgttttttgtttgttttgttccatTATGACAAAAACTGCCATTACTTTCGCATCAGGCTaatacaaacaatccagttacatgATATAAACTGGGCACAGAATGACAAAAATTACATGTTCTCAATGTAATAATTTTGAACCTGTTTCAGCATGATGGTATGCTCACATATGAATGTTCAGATGCCTCTTATTTCCTTGTACATTTCTATGCCTGAATAATGTATATGCTGAATTGACCTCCAAATATAGTGAGTTAGTGGTCCAtataattaaacaataattcaACTTACAAACTGCAAGGCTCTAAGTTCTCATTTAGTTTGTGTTATGCTTTTTGAGGTTACTCTACTATTTTTCTAGTTGTTGGCATAATTGAATTCCTGAAGCCATCCACGTTTGTTTTAATTGTAACATACATAAATTTGTCACGGAAAAAGTTTTCTATGTATAACTCTCAGAAGAACGTTTTTTACATCTTTGTTTCTCACACTATAGATGAGTAGATTCAGCATGGGAATGACAGTCGTGTAGAATACAGACGCTAACTGTGCGTGGATCAGGGATGATGTGTTATCAAGTTGCAAATAGGTGAAAATCAGGGACCCACAGAAGATAGTTACACCCGTGAGGTGGGATGTGCAGGTGGAGAAGGCCTTCTGCCTTCCTGGTGCTGACTGGTTCTTCAGGATGGCTGAGATGATGGTGATGTAAGTGACCGTGATAAGGAGAGAGCTAAGAAGAGTGAATCCAGCTAAGACAAAGATCACCATTTCTGTGCCAAATGCATCTACAGGACAGTGCTAAAAGAGCTGTGGTGTCACAGAAAAAATGATTGATGCTGGAATAACAGAACGCCAAACTACTTATCACACAGACAGATATCAGAGAATTTGTGAAGCCTATCGCATATGGCATTACTCCCAGCCAGTGGCACACTTTCTGAGACACGACTACTGAATAAGGGATTGCAGATTGCTACATAGCGATCATAGGCCATTGATCCCAGAAGGAAACACTCACTACACACCAATCcaacaaaaaaagtacatttgAACAAAGCAGCCAACAAAGTAGATAGATCTCTGATTAGATTGGAAATTCACCAATGCCTTAGGGCATTACAGTAGAGCAGTAAAATATGTCAATGAATGCTAAATTGCTCGGGAAAAAGTACATAGGGGTATGAAGCTGAGCATCAATTCTAATTAATATGATCAGTCCCATGTTTCCCAAAATAGTGAATAGATAAATGAAGAGAAACATCAAGAAAAGACTGACTTGTAATTCAGGGTGATTTGCAAATCCAGAGAGGATGAAGACAGTCACCTCAGTGAAATTGTTGCCAGCCACTTATATCAACTTAGGCCTTTGACTTACCTGCTGAACAACAATAAGGAAAGCTAGAGAAGGATTCAAATCTAAAGGCCCTATAATCAGAATTGACTCAGACTCCAACAATGAAAGAGTtacaaatggaaagtaaaatttAGTGATTTCAAGTTAGTTAGGCATTTATGCATAAATTTTTTACAAACtgacattaattaaaaaaaaagttcacaattTTGTGGACTAAAAAACGTATCTGGAAGGATGTCTTAGGAGGAAAGATTGCTCCTGAGATGTACCATTCTCTGCCCCAGTCTATCATCGGGTCTTGCAACTTAACGAAAATAATTGTATCTAATGAATATACCGATTTAtctaatgaaattaattttatctaaCGAATATAGCAATTTAtctaatgaaattaattttatctaaCGAATATAGCAATTTATCTAATGAAATTAATTGCAtgactcttagaaaaaaaaacccatttagAAAAGGAAGTTCTATAATTTGTGAATTTAATAATTCCTTTGTGTTTCAGTCTTATTTTCTTAACATCTAACAATTACTTCACAGAATTATTTTAGGAACTTGATAAAATCTTAGATGGATATAGCTATTATTTCCTTGGGCTCTGTaaagctttttatattttgttaagaaaaaaacagaaaagagaaaactagaaACATCTCGCTCACTTGACATGTTAATGCTAAAACTTCTTATACTTTTATCTCCTATCatgtattctttctctctttgggtGAGATAAGACCAAATGTCTTGCTCATCATGAAAGGCATTTTTTTAGAACCTGATGGAAAGACgcagacattaaaaaatagaaagtgtcTCGATGTGAGAAACAAGCAAATAATACTCACAGTCAGGCAGATATGCAAATTTTAGGGGGgaaaaaggtaataaaattaaatatgcctGATATTCAATCAtccaaatgaaacattttttttttagctatctTCCACTTATTTTCAGGTTTGTTATATTTGCCTCATCTATAATTCTGAAACCCATGAATTATCAACATAATGACTTGgatctgttgttgttgttactgtagTTACTTAGCATACATCTCTATTTCCTATATAATGGACCCTAAATATTATGATGTTGATGAAAAAACATTGGTGGTTTTGATGATAATATTGGgtattatatatattaccttCCATTGATAGGATAAAAATAAGAGCCAAATTAACTTGTTAACTTGTTGTTTTCGTGTGCATTCTTCAGAAttgaaagtttgtattttttgctcAAGCCTAGATTCTTATTTAGAATTAGTTTTGGTCTCAGTGTATTTCTAAAGCAATCCCATAACAAAagattttcttctgaaatctTGTACGTTAAGCAGTATTCTTATACCTGGAACTCTTCCTCAAACACTTAAACTTACCTAATAAAGAGGTTAGACAATTATCATCTTTGATCTCTTGAGATTCCTATCTTAATTGTACTCTAAGGTCTCTTTCTTAACTTGTCTGGGGTATATCTCCAATGTAAGTGTTTGGAAATGTATAATCTTCATTTTTGTGTATTCAGTTAAATGGCAGAAGacattattaaaaaattcaattgatgtagctttaaaaatcatgttatttaCATGTTATTGGTAGATGTATACATGAAACATTTATGAAACATTAAATCATTATGAAAATAAAGGTGACATATGATGTTAGGGTATCTCAGATAACCACTGCTTCCCAGATAACCCTCTTATGAAACTGAAGTAAGCTTTCCTACTCACTAACTCTGTGCTGTTAATATGTGTTGAAATTATATTACCATCTGTGTCAACAATcatagatgtgtttattttaaactcaggcattcagttatttttaattgtgctTGATGGTATATACATAACATCATTGTCTGATAATACGTATGCCATctaagaaaatgaacaagaaacCTATGGTACAAATCAAACTCATGCTCTCCATTTAATGCTCAATTTATGAGTAAATAcaatatttctcacagttgtattcacattatcatttatttgtttatttgtttcagaGCAGCTTCCTAGCCTACACTGCTATACAGATTCTGGTTTATTAGGTTTGGTATTGACccatataattaaatttttcaaGATGCCCCACATTACATGGATTATACTTTGACAAACACTAGCTTGGAAGGATCTCTCAGACTTACCTAATTAAATTCCTTTTCTGCTGTGATTGTTTCATTCtccttatttcttgtttttaaagggggcttatttttaattggcaagTAATAACTGTTTATATTCATGGAGTCCATAGTGATGTTTCAAAACATAATACGTAGTGACCAGGTCATACGTACCTGTCATCTCAAacattcatcatttatttgtgttgggaatattcaatATCCTCTATCTAGCTGTTTGAACCTACATAatgttattgttaactatagtcattgtACAGTAGTACAGAACAATAGAAGACATTCCTTTTCTCAAGCTGTGATTTTATATCCTTTAACAAGTATCTTCTTACTGTTACATAATGAAACAAGACAGATATTTgcatggggaaaagaaaaataatacatttttcctaGCAACAGAAACCATCTCTCATATCACCTGTCAcgttagagatttttaaaaagtaataaaatctaTTATAGATGTGCCATCTCACTCACTGATAATCAACATTATCAGGTATTAGGACAAAATAAATGGCATACAGTAGTCCCCCATTTTTTATCGTTTTACTTTCTGTTGTTTCAGTTACCCTTGGTCAATCAGTCTAAAAATATTACGTGGAAAATTCTAGCAATAGACAATTCAGAGGTTTTAAATTGTGCATTCCGAGTAGTTATAATGGCTCCATTTTATTAGTAGTTACTGTTGTTAATCTTTTACTGTGTCTAATTTACAAATTAATGTTTATCacaagtatgtatgtatagggAAAAAAAGTATATTGAGTTTGGTAGTATCTGAAATTGCAGGTATCCTCTGGGAGTTGTAGATTATTTAAAGATAAGGAGAGACTACAGTAATTCTTTCCCCCACTACGTGTTCAACttgataaaacaaaattttgagaGAATTGGGCTATACACATTCAACCTCAACTTTTCATCTactcttttacttatt
The genomic region above belongs to Papio anubis isolate 15944 chromosome 12, Panubis1.0, whole genome shotgun sequence and contains:
- the LOC101003211 gene encoding LOW QUALITY PROTEIN: olfactory receptor 8I2 (The sequence of the model RefSeq protein was modified relative to this genomic sequence to represent the inferred CDS: inserted 4 bases in 2 codons; deleted 2 bases in 2 codons), producing the protein MEVAGNNFTEVTVFILSGFANHPELQVSLFLMFLFIYLFTILGNMGLIILIRIDAQLHTPMYFFPSNLAFIDIFYCSTVCPKALVNFQSNQRSIYFVGCFVQMYFFVGLVCSECFLLGSMAYDRYVAICNPXYSVVVSQKVCHWLGVMPYAIGFTNSLISVCVISSLAFCYSSINHFFCDTTALLALSCXDAFGTEMVIFVLAGFTLLSSLLITVTYITIISAILKNQSAPGRQKAFSTCTSHLTGVTIFCGSLIFTYLQLDNTSSLIHAQLASVFYTTVIPMLNLLIYSVRNKDVKNVLLRVIHRKLFP